From one Gossypium hirsutum isolate 1008001.06 chromosome D08, Gossypium_hirsutum_v2.1, whole genome shotgun sequence genomic stretch:
- the LOC107900832 gene encoding cyclin-U2-2 isoform X2 has product MTASSLTISPRKLRSDLYSYSYQNDAKTPLVISVLASLIERTMARNERIAKNCKWTLAKDYNSRVFECQETPDMTIQSYLERIFRYTKAGPSVYVVAYVYMDRFRQANPGFRINARNVHRLLITIIMVASKNYRNSYFARVGGLTTKELNKLEVEFLFMTGFKLHVNVRVFESYCSHLEREVSIGGGYHIERTLRCAEDIKSKQVELERYNSNIARILL; this is encoded by the exons ATGACTGCATCTTCCCTTACAATCTCTCCAAGAAAGCTTCGATCCGATCTCTACTCTTACTCCTATCAGAATGATGCAAAAACCCCACTGGTGATATCAGTCCTGGCTTCTCTTATTGAGAGAACAATGGCAAGAAACGAAAGGATAGCCAAGAACTGTAAATGGACATTAGCAAAAGATTACAACAGCAGAGTTTTCGAGTGCCAGGAGACACCGGACATGACGATTCAATCCTACCTAGAAAGAATCTTCCGATACACCAAAGCCGGACCATCCGTTTATGTGGTGGCATATGTATATATGGATCGGTTTCGCCAAGCAAATCCAGGGTTCCGGATTAATGCTAGGAACGTACATAGGCTCCTCATTACCATCATCATGGTGGCTTCCAA GAATTACAGAAATTCGTACTTTGCACGAGTAGGAGGGTTGACGACCAAGGAACTGAACAAGTTGGAGGTTGAATTTTTGTTCATGACGGGTTTCAAACTGCATGTAAATGTGAGAGTGTTCGAGAGCTACTGCAGTCACTTGGAGAGGGAAGTGAGCATTGGAGGAGGATACCACATTGAGAGGACACTAAGGTGTGCTGAAGATATCAAATCCAAACAAGTCGAACTAGAAAGATACAACTCCAATATTGCTCGCATTTTGTTGTAA
- the LOC107900832 gene encoding cyclin-U2-2 isoform X1 has product MTASSLTISPRKLRSDLYSYSYQNDAKTPLVISVLASLIERTMARNERIAKNCKWTLAKDYNSRVFECQETPDMTIQSYLERIFRYTKAGPSVYVVAYVYMDRFRQANPGFRINARNVHRLLITIIMVASKYVEDMNYRNSYFARVGGLTTKELNKLEVEFLFMTGFKLHVNVRVFESYCSHLEREVSIGGGYHIERTLRCAEDIKSKQVELERYNSNIARILL; this is encoded by the exons ATGACTGCATCTTCCCTTACAATCTCTCCAAGAAAGCTTCGATCCGATCTCTACTCTTACTCCTATCAGAATGATGCAAAAACCCCACTGGTGATATCAGTCCTGGCTTCTCTTATTGAGAGAACAATGGCAAGAAACGAAAGGATAGCCAAGAACTGTAAATGGACATTAGCAAAAGATTACAACAGCAGAGTTTTCGAGTGCCAGGAGACACCGGACATGACGATTCAATCCTACCTAGAAAGAATCTTCCGATACACCAAAGCCGGACCATCCGTTTATGTGGTGGCATATGTATATATGGATCGGTTTCGCCAAGCAAATCCAGGGTTCCGGATTAATGCTAGGAACGTACATAGGCTCCTCATTACCATCATCATGGTGGCTTCCAAGTATGTTGAAGACAT GAATTACAGAAATTCGTACTTTGCACGAGTAGGAGGGTTGACGACCAAGGAACTGAACAAGTTGGAGGTTGAATTTTTGTTCATGACGGGTTTCAAACTGCATGTAAATGTGAGAGTGTTCGAGAGCTACTGCAGTCACTTGGAGAGGGAAGTGAGCATTGGAGGAGGATACCACATTGAGAGGACACTAAGGTGTGCTGAAGATATCAAATCCAAACAAGTCGAACTAGAAAGATACAACTCCAATATTGCTCGCATTTTGTTGTAA